One Kwoniella dejecticola CBS 10117 chromosome 11, complete sequence DNA segment encodes these proteins:
- a CDS encoding mitochondrial 54S ribosomal protein uL2m codes for MSTITRSVNAARSLPRPTLASASTSRLTIRGYASPSTVKNDAGQQQMMFGGPPPKRKQDGAVLKTYTGKGYPFIPSLRHVVYPFHPHLHKGGPLRELTIPLRRKGGRNNTGRIVNRHIGGGHKRRLRMVDFHRVEGGQHDVIRIEYDPGRSAHIALIKKRSPPSPSTTDQSATGPNLIEEIENALSEEHRNTSKSLEAVKAGYSYIIAPEGLRTGDVVISYRKGIPQSVINEFDNTSPTTAIATSTTGDQDRVGATDTPEMRRALGLLRTVTLKPGNVLPLFLIPPGTQVHNLSLTTDGRMQLCRSAGTFAQIVSHQSEEGRSIGGSDVLTMGGGFDQHGNRLPKKGYVLVKMQSGEVRKLDPGCVATIGVVSNKEHQARSLGKAGRSRWLGKRPHVRGVAMNAVDHPHGGGRGKQKGNKHPRSIYGLLQHVRTRRPKDKDGNKSVVTERPRGKQTAAKH; via the exons ATGTCGACTATCACTCGATCAGTCAATGCAGCCAGATCTCTCCCTCGACCGACActcgcttcagcttccacTTCCCGTCTTACCATCCGAGGTTATGCTAGCCCTTCGACAGTGAAGAACGATGCTGGACAACAGCAGATGATGTTTGGCGGACCTCCTCCGAAGCGAAAGCAGGATGGTGCTGTCCTCAAGACGTATACAGGTAAAGGATATCCTTTTATTCCT TCCCTTCGTCATGTCGTATACCCATTCCATCCGCACTTACACAAAGGCGGACCCTTGCGAGAATTGACCATTCCCCTCCGTCGAAAAGGTGGCCGAAACAATACCGGTCGCATAGTCAACAGGCATATCGGCGGAGGGCACAAGCGGCGATTACGGATGGTCGACTTCCACCGAGTCGAAGGTGGTCAGCACGATGTTATTAGAATCGAATACGATCCCGGTAGATCAGCCCATATCGCCCTCATCAAAAAGCGTTCCCCCCCTTCCCCATCGACAACTGATCAATCCGCGACCGGCCCCAACCTGAtagaagagatcgaaaatGCCTTGAGCGAGGAGCATCGAAACACTTCGAAATCGCTCGAGGCAGTCAAAGCTGGGTACTCGTACATCATCGCTCCTGAGGGTCTTCGAACAGGAGACGTAGTCATCTCTTATCGAAAAGGTATCCCTCAATCCGTAATCAACGAGTTCGACAATACCTCTCCGACCACCGCTATCGCAACCTCTACCACAGGTGATCAGGATAGAGTAGGAGCAACGGATACACCCGAGATGAGAAGAGCTTTAGGTCTACTCCGAACAGTCACGCTGAAACCTGGAAACGTCCTGCCGTTATTTCTGATTCCGCCTGGAACGCAAGTGCATAATCTGAGTCTGACGACGGACGGCAGGATGCAGCTGTGCAGATCGGCCGGGACGTTCGCGCAGATCGTGAGTCATCAGTCGGAGGAAGGACGATCGATCGGTGGATCGGACGTCTTGACTATGGGAGGAGGATTCGACCAACATGGTAATAGGTTGCCGAAGAAGGGTTATGTGCTGGTCAAGATGCAGTCTGGAGAAGTGAGGAAACTGGATCCTGGTTGTGTAGCTACTATCGGTGTAGTAagcaa CAAGGAACACCAAGCTCGATCATTGGGTAAAGCAggcagatcaagatggtTGGGCAAACGACCCCACGTCAGAGGTGTAGCTATGAACGCCGTCGACCATCCCCACGGTGGTGGTAGAGGTAAACAAAAGGGTAACAAACACCCAAGATCTATCTATGGTCTCTTACAACATGTTAGGACTAGACGACCTAAAGATAAAGATGGTAATAAATC TGTGGTTACCGAACGTCCACGAGGTAAACAGACTGCTGCTAAGCACTAA